From a single Nocardioides sp. dk884 genomic region:
- a CDS encoding T3SS (YopN, CesT) and YbjN peptide-binding chaperone 1, with protein sequence MHEQRDGFDQEVDAAWRRFRRGLADELAALEVRQAVHVGLSEAQAGAEEDPAYVVFVRDGADRLRLEAGGGDPDPQQMLDLGWGAPRLQATGESVHELEAPVREVDRLATLSVTTLREVHGALHPALLEVDGLGAWITESGESRESVQPADSEAAHQPIADEPLATVPLDDEHLRGLVQDALRPMTAELVHTDDGDLVVPVSDDHAVVVRVLHDEPALDLLMEVVCDVVDHDRAALELELLNRDATFGRYLLWDGSVMITHRVLAMPFAPVALRGTVAVLVEEVERVAGDLHARLGGRLPLEREVAAPRRTPVALHPAVATVAELLRDDPGIPVQTVAHIFDHDRHELVRQLVALRRGEHALPDDELEAVLGHLRRALRLVADREAGVPVADPGSPAGPAPTSLASRAPGAGEGAAAGPDAGAASGTGGESETSLKKPSRSGVSVRIGPETT encoded by the coding sequence ATGCACGAGCAGCGCGACGGGTTCGACCAGGAGGTCGACGCCGCGTGGCGCCGGTTCCGCCGGGGCCTGGCTGACGAGCTGGCGGCCCTCGAGGTGCGCCAGGCCGTGCACGTCGGCCTCAGCGAGGCCCAGGCCGGCGCCGAGGAGGACCCGGCGTACGTCGTGTTCGTGCGCGACGGCGCCGACCGGCTGCGCCTCGAGGCCGGCGGTGGCGACCCCGACCCGCAGCAGATGCTCGACCTCGGCTGGGGAGCGCCGCGCCTGCAGGCGACGGGCGAGTCCGTGCACGAGCTCGAGGCCCCCGTGCGCGAGGTGGACCGGCTCGCGACGCTGAGCGTCACCACGCTGCGCGAGGTCCACGGCGCCCTGCACCCGGCGCTCCTCGAGGTCGACGGCCTGGGCGCCTGGATCACGGAGAGCGGGGAGAGCCGGGAGAGCGTCCAGCCCGCAGACTCCGAGGCCGCCCACCAGCCGATCGCCGATGAGCCGCTCGCCACCGTCCCGCTCGACGATGAGCACCTGCGCGGCCTGGTCCAGGACGCACTGCGCCCGATGACCGCCGAGCTGGTGCACACCGACGACGGTGACCTGGTGGTCCCGGTCTCCGACGACCACGCGGTGGTGGTGCGGGTGCTGCACGACGAGCCCGCCCTCGACCTGTTGATGGAGGTCGTCTGCGACGTGGTCGACCACGACCGGGCCGCCCTCGAGCTGGAGCTGCTCAACCGTGACGCCACGTTCGGGCGCTACCTGCTCTGGGACGGCTCGGTGATGATCACCCACCGGGTCCTGGCCATGCCGTTCGCGCCGGTGGCCCTGCGCGGCACCGTCGCGGTGCTCGTCGAGGAGGTCGAGCGGGTCGCCGGCGACCTGCATGCCCGCCTCGGCGGGCGGTTGCCGCTCGAGCGTGAGGTGGCCGCGCCCCGGCGTACCCCTGTCGCACTGCACCCGGCGGTGGCGACGGTGGCCGAGCTGCTCCGCGACGACCCGGGGATCCCGGTGCAGACCGTCGCGCACATCTTCGACCACGACCGGCACGAGCTCGTGCGCCAGCTCGTCGCGCTGCGGCGCGGCGAGCACGCGCTGCCCGACGACGAGCTCGAGGCCGTCCTGGGCCACCTGCGCCGGGCGCTGCGGCTCGTCGCCGACCGGGAGGCCGGGGTGCCGGTGGCCGACCCGGGGTCGCCGGCCGGGCCTGCCCCCACATCGCTCGCCTCGCGCGCCCCGGGGGCCGGCGAGGGAGCGGCGGCGGGGCCGGACGCGGGTGCCGCCTCGGGCACGGGCGGGGAGTCTGAGACTTCCCTCAAGAAACCCTCAAGAAGCGGGGTTTCAGTTCGGATCGGTCCTGAAACGACGTAG
- a CDS encoding class I SAM-dependent methyltransferase, which translates to MPLTGRLRNLGYDAFLRVDTGGIVETDIADGCHAATCDYTTVATALQRLEPGPDDVLVDIGCGKGRVVCVAARMQVGRVIGLDLGPAVVRIASDNLQRLRGARSPAEVVLADAVTYDYRDVTCAYLFNPFEHFVLDRVLMKIRDDRAGRPFRCLFLNLSDVQRETFTRHDWLTLTDEGVLTGHRFAQYRSRLA; encoded by the coding sequence ATGCCTCTCACCGGACGACTGCGCAACCTCGGCTACGACGCGTTCCTGCGCGTCGACACCGGCGGGATCGTGGAGACCGACATCGCCGACGGCTGCCACGCGGCCACCTGTGACTACACGACCGTCGCCACGGCGCTCCAGAGGCTCGAGCCCGGCCCCGACGACGTGCTGGTCGACATCGGATGCGGCAAGGGGCGGGTCGTCTGCGTCGCGGCACGGATGCAGGTGGGGCGCGTGATCGGGCTCGACCTGGGCCCGGCGGTCGTGCGGATCGCCTCCGACAACCTCCAGCGCCTCCGCGGCGCCCGCTCGCCGGCCGAGGTGGTCCTCGCCGACGCGGTGACCTACGACTACCGCGACGTCACCTGCGCCTACCTGTTCAACCCCTTCGAGCACTTCGTGCTCGACCGGGTGCTGATGAAGATCCGCGACGACCGGGCGGGCCGGCCGTTCCGGTGCCTGTTCCTCAACCTCAGCGACGTGCAGCGCGAGACCTTCACCCGCCACGACTGGCTCACGCTCACCGACGAGGGCGTCCTCACGGGCCATCGGTTCGCGCAGTACCGCTCGCGGCTCGCCTGA
- a CDS encoding Bug family tripartite tricarboxylate transporter substrate binding protein: protein MKRFVPYVLAGVLAIVLVVVTQTGGGAPSAAEELLGDQQLKVMAPADPGGGWDGTARQMQSALQDLTGRSEVYNVGGAGGTIGLSQMAQRDGQVNQLMVMGLVMVGAIAANQPEVDLTDVTPIAALTTEPLAIVVPEDSEIEDVEGLVAAMERNIGAVSWAGGSAGGAEQILAGLVAQAAGLDASQVNYIAHSGGGEAVSTLLSGSATVGLSGVSELLPQIEAGALRAIAVSGSEPSASLPDVPTLLDAGLDVELTNWRGVVAPAGLTDEQREGLEELMAQMVETEAWQEALEREGWTDAFVAGEEFRSFVREETIRVEKVVAELGIGSVS, encoded by the coding sequence GTGAAGAGGTTCGTGCCGTACGTCCTGGCCGGGGTGCTGGCGATCGTGCTGGTCGTCGTCACCCAGACCGGCGGTGGGGCGCCGTCGGCCGCCGAGGAGCTGCTCGGCGACCAGCAGCTCAAGGTCATGGCGCCGGCCGACCCCGGCGGCGGCTGGGACGGGACCGCGCGCCAGATGCAGAGCGCGCTGCAGGACCTGACCGGGCGCAGCGAGGTCTACAACGTCGGCGGGGCGGGCGGCACCATCGGGCTCAGCCAGATGGCGCAGCGCGACGGCCAGGTCAACCAACTGATGGTGATGGGCCTGGTGATGGTCGGGGCGATCGCGGCCAACCAGCCCGAGGTGGACCTCACCGACGTCACCCCGATCGCGGCGCTCACCACCGAGCCGCTGGCCATCGTGGTCCCCGAGGACTCCGAGATCGAGGACGTCGAGGGCCTGGTGGCGGCGATGGAGCGCAACATCGGTGCGGTCTCCTGGGCCGGTGGGTCCGCCGGCGGGGCCGAGCAGATCCTGGCCGGCCTGGTCGCCCAGGCGGCCGGCCTGGACGCCAGCCAGGTCAACTACATCGCCCACTCCGGCGGCGGCGAGGCGGTCTCCACCCTGCTCAGCGGCAGCGCCACGGTCGGGCTCTCCGGCGTCTCCGAGCTGCTGCCGCAGATCGAGGCCGGTGCGTTGCGCGCGATCGCGGTCTCCGGCAGCGAGCCGAGCGCCTCGCTGCCCGACGTACCCACGCTCCTCGACGCCGGTCTCGACGTCGAGCTCACCAACTGGCGCGGCGTCGTGGCGCCCGCCGGTCTCACCGACGAGCAGCGCGAGGGACTGGAGGAGCTGATGGCGCAGATGGTCGAGACCGAGGCCTGGCAGGAGGCCCTCGAGCGGGAGGGCTGGACCGACGCCTTCGTGGCGGGCGAGGAGTTCCGCAGCTTCGTCCGCGAGGAGACCATCCGGGTCGAGAAGGTCGTCGCCGAGCTCGGCATCGGGAGCGTCTCGTGA
- a CDS encoding MDR family MFS transporter yields the protein MATTSNETGRIPRAVLVTGLVVVAGMLMPVLDSTIVNVALDTLSSDLDASLNKTQWVVTGYLLAVAMVIPITGWAMDRFGSKTIWITAVTLFMLGSALCAAAWNIESLIGFRILQGLGGGMLLPAGQAMIAKAAGQDRMGSAMSILGIPMLLGPVFGPVLGGLLVEYTTWHWIFVVNVPVGLIAIALAVWKLPGGRPEEDAGVLDVVGLVLLSGSLASLLYGLSEASSQGGFDKAGVLGWLIGGGVGLVAYVAYSLVRGAKSIIDVRLLTNRVFASSTAVIFLVGIGMFGGMLLLPLYYQTVRQESALDAGLLLAPQGLGAVVAVVLTGRLTDRIGAGYVVPVGVVLALAGTLPFTQVGTDTSYLWLSLALFVRGIGLGAVMMPTISSAYSTLSKDKASRAAPTLSATQQVGASLGSALLITALTHHFTHRLIERGVESQSRGSGGGSTELSSIPREELPIIGPLLADSYGFAFWVAFVLMAFILIPAIGLPRHWHGKDAPTPDRDPDPDAAPVAPGGQVQ from the coding sequence ATGGCAACCACCTCGAACGAGACGGGCAGGATCCCGCGGGCCGTGCTCGTCACCGGCCTGGTCGTCGTGGCCGGCATGCTGATGCCGGTGCTCGACAGCACGATCGTGAACGTCGCGCTCGACACGCTGAGCTCCGACCTCGACGCCTCCTTGAACAAGACGCAGTGGGTGGTCACCGGCTACCTGCTCGCGGTCGCGATGGTCATCCCGATCACCGGGTGGGCCATGGACCGGTTCGGGTCGAAGACGATCTGGATCACCGCGGTCACGCTGTTCATGCTCGGGTCGGCGCTGTGCGCGGCCGCGTGGAACATCGAGAGCCTGATCGGGTTCCGCATCCTCCAGGGCCTCGGCGGCGGCATGCTGCTGCCGGCCGGGCAGGCGATGATCGCCAAGGCCGCGGGGCAGGACCGGATGGGCAGCGCGATGTCCATCCTGGGCATCCCGATGCTGCTGGGACCGGTGTTCGGCCCGGTGCTCGGCGGCCTGCTGGTGGAGTACACGACCTGGCACTGGATCTTCGTGGTCAACGTCCCCGTCGGGCTCATCGCGATCGCGCTGGCGGTGTGGAAGCTGCCCGGCGGCCGGCCGGAGGAGGACGCCGGCGTGCTCGACGTGGTCGGGCTCGTGCTGCTCTCCGGCAGCCTGGCGAGCCTGCTCTACGGCCTCTCCGAGGCCAGCTCGCAGGGCGGGTTCGACAAGGCGGGGGTGCTCGGCTGGCTCATCGGCGGCGGAGTGGGGCTGGTGGCCTACGTCGCCTACAGCCTCGTCCGCGGGGCGAAGTCGATCATCGACGTCCGGCTGCTCACCAACCGGGTCTTCGCCAGCAGCACAGCGGTGATCTTCCTGGTCGGCATCGGCATGTTCGGCGGGATGCTGCTGCTGCCGCTGTACTACCAGACCGTGCGCCAGGAGAGCGCGCTCGACGCCGGGTTGCTGCTCGCACCCCAGGGCCTCGGCGCGGTCGTGGCGGTCGTCCTCACCGGCCGGCTCACCGACCGGATCGGTGCGGGGTACGTCGTCCCCGTCGGCGTCGTGCTCGCCCTCGCCGGCACGCTGCCGTTCACGCAGGTCGGCACGGACACCTCCTACCTCTGGCTCTCGCTCGCCCTCTTCGTCCGCGGCATCGGACTGGGCGCGGTCATGATGCCGACCATCTCCTCGGCGTACAGCACCCTGAGCAAGGACAAGGCCTCGCGCGCGGCCCCGACCCTCTCGGCCACCCAGCAGGTCGGCGCGTCCCTCGGCAGCGCGCTGCTGATCACCGCGCTCACGCATCACTTCACCCACCGGCTGATCGAGCGCGGCGTGGAGTCGCAGAGCCGCGGCAGCGGTGGCGGCAGCACCGAGCTGTCGTCGATCCCGCGCGAGGAGCTGCCGATCATCGGCCCGCTCCTCGCCGACTCCTACGGCTTCGCCTTCTGGGTCGCGTTCGTGCTCATGGCGTTCATCCTCATCCCTGCCATCGGGCTCCCCCGGCACTGGCACGGCAAGGACGCCCCGACTCCCGACCGGGACCCGGACCCGGACGCGGCGCCGGTCGCGCCGGGCGGCCAGGTGCAGTGA
- a CDS encoding tripartite tricarboxylate transporter permease, with protein sequence MDALGLLLDGFGDALTPTNLLLALIGVTLGTAVGVLPGIGPALTVALLLPITFKLEPTGALILFAGVYYGGMYGGSTTAILLNTPGESASMVAALEGNKMARSGRAASALATAAIGSFVAGTIATVLLTFLAQPFADIAVDFTPADYVALMAIAFVTVATLLGASPLKGIASLLIGLTIGLIGIESQSGQARLTFGVDTLLDGIDVVIVVVALFAIGEVFAHALKGGGGGTVTPLRGRAVMSREDWRRSWPAWLRGTAFGFPIGALPAGGAEIPTFLSYATERRLSKHPEEFGHGAIEGVAGPEAANNAAAAGVLVPLLTIGLPTSATAAVILTAFQSYGLQPGPQLFSESGPLVYALLASLYVGNVMLLVLNLPLARVWARLLQIPAYGIYAAIMVFATLGTFASGGGLAELLVLYVIGLLGVLMAMAGVPVAPAIVGLILGPLFETQLRRALLISEGDLSVLVETPLSIVLWAIAVLALVGPLALARVRRLRAARAARE encoded by the coding sequence ATGGACGCCCTGGGCCTGCTGCTGGACGGGTTCGGCGACGCGCTCACCCCGACCAACCTGCTGCTCGCCCTGATCGGGGTGACCCTCGGAACAGCCGTCGGCGTGCTGCCCGGCATCGGGCCCGCCCTCACCGTGGCGCTGCTGCTGCCGATCACCTTCAAGCTGGAGCCCACCGGTGCGCTGATCCTCTTCGCCGGCGTCTACTACGGCGGGATGTACGGCGGGTCGACGACCGCGATCCTGCTGAACACGCCGGGGGAGTCCGCCTCGATGGTGGCGGCGCTGGAGGGCAACAAGATGGCGCGCTCCGGGCGCGCCGCCTCCGCGCTGGCGACCGCCGCGATCGGCTCGTTCGTCGCCGGCACGATCGCGACGGTCCTGCTCACCTTCCTGGCCCAGCCGTTCGCCGACATCGCTGTCGACTTCACCCCGGCCGACTACGTCGCGCTGATGGCGATCGCCTTCGTCACCGTGGCGACCCTGCTGGGCGCCAGCCCGCTCAAGGGCATCGCCTCGCTGCTGATCGGGCTGACGATCGGGCTGATCGGCATCGAGTCGCAGAGCGGACAGGCCCGGCTGACCTTCGGCGTGGACACCCTGCTCGACGGCATCGACGTCGTGATCGTGGTGGTCGCCCTGTTCGCGATCGGCGAGGTGTTCGCCCACGCGCTCAAGGGCGGCGGCGGCGGCACGGTGACGCCGCTGCGCGGGCGGGCGGTCATGAGCCGGGAGGACTGGCGGCGCTCCTGGCCGGCCTGGTTGCGCGGCACGGCGTTCGGCTTCCCGATCGGGGCGCTGCCGGCAGGGGGTGCGGAGATCCCGACGTTCCTCTCCTACGCCACCGAACGGCGCCTCTCCAAGCACCCCGAGGAGTTCGGGCACGGCGCCATCGAGGGCGTGGCCGGTCCCGAGGCGGCCAACAACGCCGCCGCGGCCGGCGTGCTCGTCCCGCTGCTGACCATCGGCCTGCCGACCTCCGCGACCGCCGCGGTGATCCTCACCGCGTTCCAGTCCTACGGCCTGCAGCCGGGGCCGCAGCTGTTCAGCGAGTCCGGCCCGCTGGTCTATGCGCTCCTTGCCTCGCTCTACGTCGGCAACGTGATGCTGCTCGTGCTCAACCTGCCGCTCGCCCGGGTCTGGGCCCGGCTCCTGCAGATCCCCGCCTACGGCATCTACGCAGCGATCATGGTCTTCGCCACCCTCGGCACCTTCGCCTCCGGCGGCGGCCTCGCCGAGCTGCTCGTGCTCTACGTCATCGGCCTGCTCGGGGTGCTGATGGCGATGGCCGGCGTCCCGGTCGCGCCGGCGATCGTGGGACTGATCCTCGGCCCGCTCTTCGAGACCCAGCTGCGCCGGGCCCTGCTGATCTCCGAGGGCGACCTGTCGGTGCTGGTCGAGACCCCCCTCAGCATCGTGCTGTGGGCCATCGCGGTCCTGGCGCTCGTCGGCCCGCTGGCGCTTGCCCGGGTACGCCGGCTGCGCGCGGCCCGCGCCGCCCGTGAGTAG
- a CDS encoding alkene reductase has protein sequence MDLFTPVTLGDLELANRLAMAPLTRMRAGTSGVPNDLLVEHYAQRAGLGLIVTEGTYPRHESQGFVGQPGIVNDEQQAGWARVADAVHARGGRIVLQVMHAGRVTHPDVNGGRRVEAPSAIAIQGEGHTEKGKQAFPVPHALTTEEAQEIKADFVAAARRAIAAGLDGVEVHGANGYLLHEFLSPASNQRTDQYGGSPEARARFVVEVVTAVAEAVGPGRVGLRISPEHNVQDALETDRDDVLATYGALLDQLRPLGLAYLSVLHAEPAGDLAQELRRRFAGPFMANSGFGQVTTREEAVRLIEAAHADVVAVGRAAIANPDLAERWRGEHPENAPDPATFYSPGAVGYTDYPFLTA, from the coding sequence ATGGATCTCTTCACCCCCGTGACCCTCGGCGACCTCGAGCTGGCCAACCGTCTCGCGATGGCACCGCTGACCCGCATGCGCGCCGGGACGAGCGGCGTACCGAACGACCTGCTCGTCGAGCACTACGCCCAGCGCGCCGGCCTCGGGCTGATCGTCACCGAGGGGACCTACCCCCGCCACGAGTCCCAGGGGTTCGTCGGCCAGCCGGGCATCGTGAACGACGAGCAGCAGGCCGGCTGGGCGCGGGTCGCCGACGCCGTGCACGCGCGCGGCGGGCGGATCGTCCTGCAGGTGATGCACGCCGGCCGGGTGACCCACCCCGACGTCAACGGCGGGCGCCGCGTCGAGGCGCCGAGCGCGATCGCCATCCAGGGCGAGGGCCACACCGAGAAGGGCAAGCAGGCCTTCCCGGTGCCGCACGCCCTCACCACCGAGGAGGCCCAGGAGATCAAGGCCGACTTCGTCGCGGCCGCCCGGCGCGCCATCGCCGCCGGACTCGACGGGGTGGAGGTGCACGGCGCCAACGGCTACCTCCTCCACGAGTTCCTCTCGCCGGCGTCCAACCAGCGCACCGACCAGTACGGCGGGTCGCCCGAGGCCCGCGCGCGGTTCGTCGTCGAGGTGGTGACGGCGGTCGCCGAGGCCGTCGGGCCCGGCCGGGTCGGCCTGCGGATCTCCCCGGAGCACAACGTCCAGGACGCCCTCGAGACCGACCGCGACGACGTCCTCGCGACGTACGGCGCGCTGCTCGACCAGCTGCGTCCGCTAGGCCTGGCCTACCTCTCGGTGCTGCACGCCGAGCCGGCCGGCGACCTCGCCCAGGAGCTGCGCCGCCGCTTCGCCGGTCCGTTCATGGCCAACAGCGGCTTCGGCCAGGTGACCACGCGCGAGGAGGCGGTCCGGCTGATCGAGGCGGCACACGCCGACGTCGTGGCGGTCGGACGTGCCGCGATCGCCAACCCCGACCTGGCCGAGCGCTGGCGCGGCGAGCACCCCGAGAACGCCCCGGACCCGGCGACCTTCTACAGCCCCGGGGCGGTCGGCTACACCGACTACCCGTTCCTCACCGCCTGA
- a CDS encoding tripartite tricarboxylate transporter TctB family protein, whose translation MSAPRPRDEGLNVRGDLLGPDEAEQLGVEDDRRTALATMVLGALLVVLAVVVLVQASRLDNGDDLVGAATAPWVVGALTFVVGVLLVVRGRRDMGVWEVSEHTRPQDWRRMLVLLAVLLVFAVIVPWLGYVVSATLLFGATAVVLGAPDRVRAFVYGFSVAALVFLLFDTAIGISLPAGPWGF comes from the coding sequence GTGAGCGCGCCCCGCCCCCGGGACGAGGGCCTCAACGTCCGCGGCGACCTGCTGGGTCCCGACGAGGCCGAGCAGCTCGGCGTCGAGGACGACCGGCGCACCGCCCTGGCCACGATGGTGCTCGGCGCACTGCTCGTCGTGCTCGCGGTGGTCGTGCTGGTGCAGGCCTCCCGCCTCGACAACGGCGACGACCTGGTCGGCGCCGCCACCGCGCCCTGGGTCGTCGGCGCGCTGACGTTCGTGGTGGGCGTGCTGCTGGTCGTGCGCGGGCGGCGCGACATGGGGGTCTGGGAGGTCTCCGAGCACACCCGTCCGCAGGACTGGAGACGCATGCTCGTCCTGCTGGCCGTGCTGCTGGTCTTCGCCGTCATCGTCCCGTGGCTGGGGTACGTCGTGTCCGCCACGTTGCTGTTCGGCGCGACCGCGGTCGTGCTCGGCGCTCCCGACCGGGTGCGCGCCTTCGTCTACGGCTTCAGCGTCGCCGCACTGGTCTTCCTGCTCTTCGACACCGCCATCGGCATCTCCCTCCCGGCCGGGCCCTGGGGGTTCTGA
- a CDS encoding TerC family protein, whose amino-acid sequence MDVPIWVWGITMASIVALLAFDFFFHVRQAHVPTLKEASIWSAIYVGLALVFGLLVLVFGGTTMGGEYFAGYITEKALSVDNLFVFLVIMGSFRVPREDQQKVLLFGIVFALIARSAFIFLGAALINQFAWIFYLFGLILLLTAGNMLKHDEGGDEGADNFIIRLARRFLHTSDHYDGDKLFTMENGKKVMTPMLLVMVAIGGTDILFALDSIPAIFGLTQSAFIVFTATAFSLMGLRQLFFLIDGLLDRLIYLSYGLAAILGFIGVKLILHALHENNVPFINDGEHVKVFEITTGLSLTVIIGVLVVTVVASLVSKKGKAITAINNARRHAEAYLDAEYTQDPAERERIYRALLRERAQIVALGDKYRQLVREERPDALTLLTQARESHDSAVAAGRENAQSLDDHV is encoded by the coding sequence ATGGACGTCCCCATCTGGGTCTGGGGCATCACGATGGCATCCATCGTGGCGCTCCTCGCCTTCGACTTCTTCTTCCACGTTCGTCAGGCACACGTGCCGACGCTCAAGGAAGCCTCGATCTGGTCGGCGATCTACGTCGGCCTCGCCCTCGTCTTCGGGCTGCTCGTGCTCGTCTTCGGCGGCACGACCATGGGCGGGGAGTACTTCGCCGGCTACATCACCGAGAAGGCCCTGTCGGTCGACAACCTGTTCGTCTTCCTGGTCATCATGGGCAGCTTCCGGGTGCCCCGTGAGGACCAGCAGAAGGTGCTGCTCTTCGGCATCGTCTTCGCCCTCATCGCGCGCTCGGCGTTCATCTTCCTCGGCGCCGCGCTGATCAACCAGTTCGCCTGGATCTTCTACCTCTTCGGCCTGATCCTGCTGCTGACCGCCGGCAACATGCTCAAGCACGACGAGGGCGGTGACGAGGGCGCCGACAACTTCATCATCCGTCTGGCCCGGCGCTTCCTGCACACCAGCGACCACTACGACGGCGACAAGCTGTTCACGATGGAGAACGGCAAGAAGGTCATGACGCCGATGCTCCTGGTCATGGTGGCCATCGGCGGCACCGACATCCTGTTCGCCCTGGACTCGATCCCGGCGATCTTCGGTCTCACCCAGAGCGCGTTCATCGTGTTCACGGCCACCGCGTTCAGCCTGATGGGCCTGCGCCAGCTCTTCTTCCTCATCGACGGGCTGCTGGACCGCCTCATCTACCTGTCCTACGGTCTCGCCGCGATCCTGGGCTTCATCGGCGTCAAGCTGATCCTGCACGCCCTGCACGAGAACAACGTGCCGTTCATCAACGACGGCGAGCACGTGAAGGTCTTCGAGATCACGACCGGGCTCTCGCTCACGGTGATCATCGGCGTCCTGGTCGTGACGGTGGTGGCCTCGCTGGTCAGCAAGAAGGGCAAGGCGATCACCGCGATCAACAACGCGCGGCGCCACGCCGAGGCCTACCTCGACGCGGAGTACACCCAGGACCCCGCCGAGCGGGAGCGCATCTACCGCGCGCTGCTGCGCGAGCGGGCGCAGATCGTCGCCCTCGGCGACAAGTACCGCCAGCTCGTCCGCGAGGAGAGGCCGGACGCGCTCACGCTGCTCACCCAGGCGCGTGAGAGCCACGACAGCGCCGTCGCGGCGGGGCGCGAGAACGCCCAGAGCCTCGACGACCACGTCTGA
- a CDS encoding FAD-dependent oxidoreductase, translating into MDADVIVVGAGPTGLMLAVELRRAGVEVLVLERHPRIREVAKAGGLSGQVLDLLELRGDLPRFEAASTAPRPAPNFPWGGMHVDLSRLPDPPMAALPLPQPLLEEVLDGFARELGAEVRRGHEVVDLSQDEDGVDIEVRGPAGRRRLRAAYVVGCDGARSRVRELVGIEFPGTTYPEVHRLASTTMPESVTLLDGGDLEVAGVGRIGFGFTRTERGEFAAGSAQPGVLGVFTSEPDTGAYDDDEAMTVAEVRASVRRVLGIDLPMGEPIRLTRFTFHARQAERYREGRVLLAGDAAHLFPAPGAALNVDLLDAVNLGWKLGAEVAGWAPAGLLDSYGEERRLAAERTMLHTQAQVALRRGHDPAAQALRALVGELLADEQPLHRLGSLMAGTDVRYPVPGQERHPLVGAFVPALAPHAAPGAAGGAGGAVRIGARPVLLLLADRPELRGIARGWEHRVDVRASYVADRSVDALLVRPDAHVAWAAGSDEPADTAAGELRTALTRWFGPPAGGAGPLRRAASGTARTDGP; encoded by the coding sequence ATGGACGCGGACGTGATCGTGGTCGGGGCGGGGCCGACCGGTCTGATGCTGGCGGTGGAGCTGCGGCGGGCGGGCGTGGAGGTGCTGGTGCTGGAGCGGCACCCCCGGATCCGGGAGGTCGCGAAGGCCGGCGGCCTCAGCGGCCAGGTGCTGGACCTGCTGGAGCTGCGGGGTGACCTGCCGCGCTTCGAGGCCGCCAGCACGGCGCCCCGGCCGGCGCCGAACTTCCCGTGGGGCGGGATGCACGTGGACCTCAGCCGGCTGCCGGACCCGCCGATGGCGGCGCTCCCGCTGCCGCAGCCGCTGCTCGAGGAGGTGCTCGACGGCTTCGCCCGCGAGCTCGGCGCCGAGGTCCGCCGCGGACACGAGGTGGTGGACCTGAGCCAGGACGAGGACGGCGTGGACATCGAGGTCCGCGGCCCGGCGGGAAGGCGCCGGCTGCGGGCGGCGTACGTCGTGGGGTGCGACGGGGCGCGCAGCCGGGTGCGCGAGCTGGTCGGCATCGAGTTCCCCGGCACGACCTACCCCGAGGTGCACCGGCTCGCCTCGACGACGATGCCCGAGTCCGTGACCCTCCTGGACGGCGGCGACCTCGAGGTGGCCGGTGTCGGCCGGATCGGCTTCGGGTTCACCCGCACCGAGCGCGGAGAGTTCGCCGCCGGGTCCGCCCAGCCCGGCGTGCTGGGCGTCTTCACCAGCGAGCCGGACACCGGCGCGTACGACGACGACGAGGCGATGACCGTGGCGGAGGTGCGCGCCAGCGTGCGGCGGGTGCTCGGCATCGACCTGCCGATGGGTGAGCCGATCCGGCTGACCCGCTTCACCTTCCACGCCCGCCAGGCCGAGCGGTACCGCGAGGGGCGGGTGCTGCTCGCCGGCGACGCCGCCCACCTCTTCCCGGCCCCGGGGGCGGCGCTCAACGTGGACCTCCTCGACGCCGTGAACCTGGGCTGGAAGCTGGGCGCCGAGGTCGCCGGCTGGGCCCCGGCGGGGCTGCTGGACAGCTACGGCGAGGAACGTCGCCTCGCCGCGGAGCGGACGATGCTCCACACCCAGGCGCAGGTGGCGCTGCGTCGCGGCCACGACCCGGCCGCCCAGGCGCTGCGCGCACTCGTGGGCGAGCTGCTGGCCGACGAGCAGCCACTGCACCGGCTCGGGTCGCTGATGGCCGGCACCGACGTCCGCTATCCGGTGCCCGGCCAGGAGCGGCACCCCTTGGTCGGCGCCTTCGTGCCTGCGCTCGCGCCCCACGCGGCTCCGGGAGCCGCCGGTGGCGCCGGTGGCGCCGTGCGGATCGGCGCCCGCCCCGTCCTGCTCCTGCTCGCCGACCGCCCCGAGCTGCGCGGGATCGCCCGCGGGTGGGAGCACCGGGTCGACGTCCGCGCGTCGTACGTCGCGGACCGCTCGGTCGACGCCCTGCTGGTCCGCCCGGACGCCCACGTGGCGTGGGCCGCGGGCAGCGACGAGCCCGCGGACACGGCCGCGGGAGAGCTGCGAACAGCACTGACCCGTTGGTTCGGGCCGCCGGCGGGTGGAGCGGGACCGCTCAGGCGAGCCGCGAGCGGTACTGCGCGAACCGATGGCCCGTGA